CACTCGTCCACTAATCGGACTCGCCCTGAGCGGCGGTGGTGTGAAGGGGTTTGCTCATGTTGGCGTATTGAAAGTTCTGGAAGAGGCAGGTGTCGATGTCGATATTGTTACCGGAACCAGCATGGGCGCAATCGTAGGCGGATTATATGCGATTGGTTACACCCCTGCCGAGATTGAGACACTGGTAGTGACGACCGATTGGAATCGTTATCTCGACGATTCGCCGGAAAGACGCGACCTCACAATGGAATTGAAGCAGTACAGTGATCGGTATCAAATTTCTTTACCGTTTGGAAAAACCGGCATCGAACTTCCAACCGGTTATCTGTCCGGGCAGCGGTTCGGAAATGTTCTCAATCGCATGACTTGGCATGTTCACGATGACACTGTGTTTACCATGTTCCCCCGCAAATTTGCCTGTGTTGCTACCGATTTGTGTGCCGGCGAAGTTGTCGTTTTGAAAGAGGGTTTTTTGCCCGAAGCGATGCGTGCAAGTTTCGCCATTCCAGGAATTTTTACCGCTGTGGAAATCGATGGCAAACTGCTGGTAGATGGTAGTATTGCTAGAAATTTCCCCGTCGAAGATGCGATTGACCTCGGCGCGACTAATGTCATAGGAGTCGATGTCGGCGGTGAAAGAGTCGATCCGGCGCAATTGAAAAGCGTAAT
The sequence above is a segment of the bacterium genome. Coding sequences within it:
- a CDS encoding patatin-like phospholipase family protein encodes the protein MKLLLLIFFFVLILVAFPFDDCFADNNNSKTSETTRPLIGLALSGGGVKGFAHVGVLKVLEEAGVDVDIVTGTSMGAIVGGLYAIGYTPAEIETLVVTTDWNRYLDDSPERRDLTMELKQYSDRYQISLPFGKTGIELPTGYLSGQRFGNVLNRMTWHVHDDTVFTMFPRKFACVATDLCAGEVVVLKEGFLPEAMRASFAIPGIFTAVEIDGKLLVDGSIARNFPVEDAIDLGATNVIGVDVGGERVDPAQLKSVIDVINQSFNYNDATSSLKQRSLCDLLIEPDISDISTLDFDKAELA